One region of Glutamicibacter sp. B1 genomic DNA includes:
- a CDS encoding LacI family DNA-binding transcriptional regulator has translation MVAAHAGVSTATVSLVANGKSSGRVSAKNEQRVREAIRELGYFVDSIGSSLAKGVSSLVILVAPDISNPFFAKVIAGVRSVLANDYQLMLSVTDSGVSPSASETRKILGLRPAGLLVHAPSQEFLDEIGGHIPMVALDAPGIDAKFPAVNMDVAQGARDVVAHFAAQGHTKAAYLDAITGTETLAVRREAFLQAAKDYGIEVLPQCVASSMIDVTAASETFSEQWQIWKENGVSAVGCATDNHAFGVLHAARALGIRIPDQLAVAGFDDLPYSATSNPSITSVQLNAQEGGRLAALKLRALLEGKDLEPLQSMLPSSLIIRDSTKNGVDD, from the coding sequence ATGGTGGCCGCGCATGCAGGGGTGTCCACGGCAACGGTCTCTTTAGTGGCCAACGGAAAGTCTTCGGGGCGAGTTTCAGCCAAGAATGAGCAACGCGTCCGCGAAGCGATTCGCGAACTAGGCTACTTTGTTGACAGCATCGGCAGCTCGCTGGCCAAGGGTGTCAGTTCCTTGGTCATCCTGGTAGCCCCAGATATTTCCAACCCCTTCTTCGCCAAAGTCATCGCCGGCGTTCGCTCGGTATTAGCCAACGACTACCAGCTCATGCTCTCCGTCACGGATTCCGGCGTCTCCCCCAGCGCGAGCGAAACTCGCAAGATCCTCGGGCTACGCCCGGCTGGCTTGCTGGTGCACGCACCAAGCCAAGAGTTCCTTGATGAGATCGGCGGTCACATACCGATGGTGGCCCTTGACGCTCCCGGAATTGACGCAAAATTCCCGGCAGTGAATATGGACGTAGCCCAGGGAGCCCGCGATGTAGTGGCACATTTTGCAGCTCAAGGGCATACCAAGGCCGCCTATTTAGATGCCATCACCGGAACGGAAACTCTCGCGGTGCGCCGTGAAGCATTCCTTCAGGCAGCTAAGGATTACGGTATTGAAGTTTTGCCGCAGTGCGTGGCCAGCTCGATGATTGATGTCACCGCGGCCTCGGAAACCTTCAGTGAGCAGTGGCAAATATGGAAGGAAAACGGGGTAAGCGCCGTGGGATGCGCCACCGACAATCATGCCTTCGGCGTACTACACGCAGCCCGTGCCCTGGGAATTCGCATCCCAGATCAGCTAGCGGTCGCTGGCTTTGATGATCTTCCCTATTCAGCCACGTCCAATCCGTCGATCACGTCGGTGCAGCTCAACGCCCAGGAAGGCGGACGGTTGGCGGCCCTGAAACTGCGTGCGTTACTCGAGGGGAAAGACCTCGAGCCATTGCAGAGCATGCTGCCTAGCTCATTGATTATTCGCGATTCCACGAAGAACGGTGTCGACGACTAG
- a CDS encoding nucleoside hydrolase, with amino-acid sequence MAQDSATPRKIILDCDPGHDDAVAMILAHGSPAIDLLAVTTVAGNQTLEKVTANALAVGTIAGISGIPFAAGCARPLVREVETAADVHGDSGMDGPEQPESTIELDPRHAVDVIIDLVMSHEPGEITLVPTGALTNIAMAVRKEPRIVSRVREVVLMGGGYHTGNWSAVAEFNIKVDPEAAHIVFNENWPVVMVGLDLTHQALATTEVVQSIEKIGTGPAKFVRELMDFFAQAYRDHQGFDAPPVHDPCAVAYVIDPQIVRTVKAPVNVELRGELTLGMTVTDFRAPADEHCNTSVAVDLDHDGFWNLVTDALQRIGEVTPQK; translated from the coding sequence ATGGCTCAGGACAGTGCAACACCCCGCAAGATCATTTTGGACTGCGACCCAGGCCATGATGATGCGGTCGCCATGATCCTTGCCCATGGAAGCCCGGCCATTGACCTGCTGGCCGTCACTACCGTGGCCGGAAACCAAACCCTTGAGAAGGTCACCGCCAACGCGCTCGCCGTGGGAACCATCGCCGGTATCAGCGGCATTCCCTTTGCCGCCGGCTGCGCCCGCCCACTGGTACGCGAAGTAGAAACCGCTGCAGATGTTCACGGTGACTCGGGTATGGATGGGCCGGAACAACCAGAATCCACCATCGAGTTGGACCCACGCCACGCGGTAGACGTCATCATTGACCTAGTGATGAGCCATGAGCCAGGGGAAATCACCTTGGTGCCCACCGGGGCGCTAACCAACATTGCGATGGCAGTACGCAAAGAACCACGCATCGTCTCCCGAGTACGCGAAGTCGTGCTGATGGGCGGTGGCTACCACACCGGAAACTGGAGTGCGGTCGCAGAATTCAACATCAAGGTGGACCCAGAAGCAGCCCATATTGTCTTTAACGAAAACTGGCCGGTAGTCATGGTTGGACTAGACCTGACCCACCAGGCCTTGGCCACCACCGAAGTCGTCCAGAGCATCGAAAAGATCGGCACCGGCCCGGCAAAATTTGTGCGCGAATTGATGGACTTCTTTGCTCAGGCGTACCGCGACCACCAAGGCTTCGACGCACCACCGGTGCACGACCCCTGCGCGGTGGCCTACGTCATCGACCCGCAGATCGTGCGCACCGTCAAAGCGCCGGTTAACGTGGAGCTTCGAGGTGAGCTAACTCTAGGGATGACGGTCACCGACTTCCGCGCTCCAGCCGATGAACACTGCAACACTTCGGTGGCCGTGGACCTGGATCACGACGGATTCTGGAACCTTGTGACGGACGCACTGCAACGCATCGGCGAAGTCACACCCCAGAAGTAA
- a CDS encoding DUF3662 and FHA domain-containing protein: protein MGFLDNVERGLEKVVTSFFRGTSTADLKPVELTTALRNEMDRGILPISEGRSLAPNDFVVALSTKDFETAKSWGRAVVNEMAKVTAEHATNQDYSVHGDVMIHFVSKQDFKPGEMEITGSVKETSSHVVASAPVKTPTAKPASQPSPRTTAQPRPNVRPINEIPKVPTQKQAILEVAGQRFALNHHSVVLGRSASTDIPVDDSGVSRQHIRVETRGKTNFVVSDLGSTNGTYVDGKKISAETPIFDGSVITIGQTKIVFRLITSNNGGRA from the coding sequence ATGGGCTTTCTCGACAATGTCGAACGCGGCTTAGAGAAGGTCGTCACAAGCTTCTTTCGTGGAACCAGCACCGCAGACCTCAAGCCAGTAGAGCTGACTACTGCCCTGCGCAATGAAATGGATCGCGGAATTCTGCCAATTAGCGAAGGACGCAGTCTTGCTCCGAACGACTTCGTCGTTGCGTTGAGCACCAAAGACTTCGAAACCGCTAAAAGCTGGGGACGTGCCGTCGTTAATGAAATGGCTAAGGTCACCGCAGAGCACGCCACCAATCAGGACTACTCGGTCCATGGCGATGTCATGATCCATTTTGTATCCAAACAAGATTTCAAGCCTGGCGAAATGGAAATCACTGGCTCCGTCAAGGAGACCAGCTCCCATGTTGTTGCTTCGGCTCCGGTAAAGACGCCTACCGCCAAGCCAGCCAGCCAGCCATCGCCGCGCACCACCGCGCAGCCACGTCCCAATGTCCGACCTATCAACGAGATCCCCAAGGTGCCAACCCAGAAGCAGGCCATTCTTGAGGTTGCAGGACAGCGTTTCGCGCTGAACCATCACTCGGTTGTTTTGGGCCGTTCGGCAAGCACCGACATTCCGGTGGATGATTCTGGTGTTTCACGTCAGCACATCCGCGTTGAAACCCGCGGTAAGACAAACTTTGTGGTGTCCGATTTGGGTTCAACCAATGGAACCTATGTGGACGGTAAAAAGATCTCCGCTGAAACTCCCATTTTTGATGGTTCGGTCATCACTATCGGACAAACAAAAATAGTCTTTCGGCTCATCACCTCGAATAACGGAGGCCGCGCATGA
- a CDS encoding DUF523 domain-containing protein → MRKVPILVSSCLAGIPCRYNGKAKTDQNIVNAVARGEAIAACAEELGDLPTPRPPAEIVGGDGYDVLQGNATVVSIDGQDLTEAFVAGAQKVAQLATSNGITEAVLQDRSPSCGCGAIYDGSHSGTLAEGDGVLAAILKQRGLQVSARRGQ, encoded by the coding sequence ATGAGAAAGGTCCCGATACTTGTTAGCTCTTGTCTTGCTGGTATCCCCTGCCGTTATAACGGCAAAGCAAAAACTGACCAAAACATAGTCAATGCTGTAGCGCGCGGCGAAGCGATCGCCGCATGCGCCGAAGAACTAGGGGATCTGCCAACACCCCGACCTCCCGCAGAGATCGTCGGCGGGGATGGATACGACGTCCTTCAGGGAAACGCCACCGTCGTCTCTATTGACGGTCAAGATCTCACCGAGGCCTTTGTCGCCGGGGCTCAAAAAGTTGCCCAGCTGGCTACCTCCAACGGAATCACCGAAGCAGTGTTGCAAGATCGCAGTCCCAGTTGCGGTTGCGGGGCGATTTACGACGGCTCTCACAGTGGGACCCTTGCAGAAGGTGATGGCGTACTGGCGGCCATACTCAAGCAGCGAGGACTGCAGGTTTCGGCACGCCGTGGCCAATAG
- a CDS encoding FHA domain-containing protein FhaB/FipA, producing the protein MNDLVLTLFRLAFLVLIWLLVLSVVGSMRRDLAVGSRARTGKPSARALKKNPELAEPEAPARKAATSLAIVEGPLAGNSIPLSGQPIMFGRAQDATVVLDDDYASGRHARLFPQGSRWFIEDLGSTNGTFVGDSQLTRAQPVEPGQRIRIGKTVLELKS; encoded by the coding sequence ATGAACGATCTGGTTCTCACCCTGTTCCGACTCGCCTTCCTTGTGCTGATCTGGCTGCTCGTTTTGAGCGTTGTCGGATCGATGCGTCGTGATTTGGCTGTCGGATCTCGAGCCCGCACAGGCAAGCCCAGCGCACGGGCACTGAAAAAGAACCCTGAGCTGGCAGAACCAGAAGCTCCGGCGCGCAAGGCTGCAACATCCTTGGCTATTGTTGAAGGCCCACTGGCTGGCAACAGCATCCCACTAAGCGGTCAGCCGATCATGTTTGGTCGTGCCCAGGATGCAACCGTGGTGCTTGACGACGACTACGCTTCCGGACGTCACGCACGACTTTTCCCACAGGGATCACGCTGGTTCATCGAAGATTTGGGATCCACCAATGGCACCTTCGTCGGTGACAGTCAGCTCACTCGCGCACAGCCTGTGGAACCGGGTCAGCGGATCCGCATCGGAAAGACTGTCCTGGAATTGAAGTCCTAG
- a CDS encoding PP2C family protein-serine/threonine phosphatase, with amino-acid sequence MALKLKFAAKSDVGRIRKKNDDSAYAGEYLAVLADGMGGHVGGDVASASTVLDLVHLDHADIVDPQNALPDEIQAANLVLNELVGANPKLSGMGTTVTSLLLSGSTLHMAHIGDSRAYRLKHDNFEQISRDHTFVQRLVDEGRIKPAEAEVHPHKNVLLRVLGDSDASPELDVQQIEAEPGERWMLCSDGLTDAVPLPIIEQIIRSTKDMDEAVNDLVAITLKNGAPDNVTVVMFEVVEDSTDESSEPSVQEPAPDTAQLAIAAEGDIEASASLLRHEISQRPHLLVGAAQLATQTGQIPVVTQHTGERRAAALLTHRSPAAGQVLDPVEIPPTRRRWMMPILLTLAAFLVVALAVWGYMWTQTQYFVGTVDNKVAIYKGVPQELGPISLSEVDTVSKVPLESLPEYSRQRVEATISAENREHAQMIIQELLVTAKQNCPVQVPGSSDSSSSTQTELPAYCQEIMQ; translated from the coding sequence ATGGCCCTCAAACTCAAATTTGCCGCAAAGTCTGACGTCGGACGGATTCGTAAGAAGAACGACGACTCCGCCTACGCCGGTGAGTATCTAGCTGTCCTTGCCGATGGCATGGGTGGCCACGTCGGCGGCGATGTGGCTTCTGCCTCCACGGTCTTGGACCTGGTGCACTTAGACCACGCAGATATCGTCGATCCGCAAAACGCTCTCCCTGATGAAATTCAGGCCGCGAATCTGGTACTCAATGAACTCGTCGGTGCCAACCCGAAGCTCTCAGGCATGGGCACCACTGTGACCTCCCTACTGCTCTCTGGCAGCACCTTGCACATGGCCCATATCGGTGACTCGCGCGCTTATCGACTCAAGCACGATAACTTTGAACAGATCAGCCGTGACCACACCTTCGTGCAACGACTCGTTGATGAAGGACGCATCAAGCCGGCAGAAGCTGAAGTCCACCCTCATAAGAACGTATTGCTACGTGTTCTAGGTGATTCTGATGCTTCCCCCGAGCTTGATGTCCAGCAGATTGAGGCTGAGCCCGGCGAACGCTGGATGCTGTGTTCCGACGGTCTGACCGACGCGGTCCCACTGCCCATCATTGAGCAGATCATCCGTAGTACCAAGGACATGGACGAGGCAGTTAACGACCTCGTGGCCATCACGCTGAAAAATGGCGCACCCGATAACGTCACCGTGGTGATGTTTGAAGTCGTTGAGGACAGCACCGATGAGTCCAGCGAGCCTTCGGTACAGGAACCAGCTCCGGATACCGCCCAGTTAGCTATTGCGGCTGAGGGCGATATTGAAGCCAGCGCCTCACTGCTTCGTCACGAAATTTCGCAACGCCCACATCTTTTGGTCGGCGCAGCTCAGCTAGCTACGCAGACCGGTCAGATACCTGTGGTCACCCAGCACACTGGTGAGCGTCGCGCGGCCGCGCTGCTGACCCACCGTTCGCCGGCGGCCGGTCAGGTACTGGATCCAGTGGAAATTCCACCGACACGCCGTCGCTGGATGATGCCTATTCTGCTCACCCTGGCAGCCTTCCTCGTGGTGGCTCTCGCCGTATGGGGTTATATGTGGACTCAGACCCAGTACTTTGTTGGCACCGTGGATAACAAGGTCGCCATCTATAAGGGTGTTCCGCAAGAGCTTGGCCCGATTTCACTATCTGAGGTTGATACTGTCAGCAAGGTTCCACTCGAATCCCTGCCCGAGTATTCACGCCAACGAGTTGAAGCCACTATTTCGGCCGAAAACCGTGAGCACGCCCAGATGATCATTCAGGAACTG
- a CDS encoding YdeI/OmpD-associated family protein encodes MAASKEPFEIRGTVDVINGHRILRLEQESSDFLSSRGQVAVDLLGDFAGHTVVIDPDGRRGHWLDLESAQAPVIDGEVGQQIQLSVQPSTSWPETTVPTDLAEALDQASDLDENWVSLTPMARWEWVRWVGATKNPDTRQRRVEVSISKLRDGKRRPCCFDLSSCTNPELAKGGKLAE; translated from the coding sequence GTGGCTGCGTCCAAAGAACCATTTGAAATCCGCGGAACCGTTGATGTGATCAACGGACATCGGATCCTTCGCTTAGAGCAAGAATCCAGTGACTTTCTTTCCAGTCGCGGCCAGGTGGCCGTCGATCTCCTTGGTGATTTTGCTGGGCATACCGTGGTGATTGATCCTGATGGGCGTCGCGGTCACTGGCTGGATTTGGAGTCGGCTCAGGCTCCGGTGATCGATGGTGAAGTTGGGCAACAGATCCAGCTTTCGGTACAGCCGAGTACATCATGGCCCGAGACCACCGTCCCGACAGATCTGGCTGAAGCCTTAGATCAAGCCAGTGATTTGGATGAGAATTGGGTCAGTCTGACGCCCATGGCCCGCTGGGAATGGGTTCGTTGGGTCGGAGCCACCAAGAATCCGGATACGCGTCAACGACGTGTTGAGGTGAGTATTTCTAAGCTGCGCGACGGCAAACGCCGTCCATGCTGCTTTGACCTGTCTTCTTGCACCAACCCCGAATTAGCCAAGGGTGGCAAACTCGCTGAATAA